The Amycolatopsis sp. 195334CR genome window below encodes:
- a CDS encoding YbaB/EbfC family nucleoid-associated protein, whose product MSAEFDQLVAKFEEFQAGLKNVDERLANIGGMQAEISELEATASSPDRSVTVVTGPGGAVKEIRLTEEAMRQRPQALSAALMQTLQAAVAESARKQAVIVDAHMGGELGATERVLETQAELFGTTPEALRSKLAEEETAPARRPRDEHEDFSEQTFLSASDEPPRPGPSQAGGGSQGDAFLKNLFEEDDR is encoded by the coding sequence ATGTCGGCGGAATTCGACCAACTCGTCGCGAAGTTCGAAGAGTTCCAGGCCGGGCTCAAGAACGTGGATGAACGCCTGGCGAACATCGGGGGCATGCAGGCGGAGATCAGCGAACTCGAGGCCACCGCCAGTTCCCCGGACCGGTCGGTCACCGTGGTCACCGGACCGGGTGGTGCGGTGAAGGAAATCCGGCTCACCGAGGAAGCGATGCGCCAGCGACCGCAGGCGCTTTCGGCCGCGCTCATGCAGACGCTGCAGGCCGCCGTCGCCGAATCCGCGCGGAAGCAGGCGGTGATCGTCGACGCCCACATGGGTGGTGAGCTCGGCGCCACCGAACGGGTGCTGGAAACCCAGGCCGAACTTTTCGGAACCACACCGGAGGCGCTGCGGTCCAAGCTCGCGGAAGAAGAAACCGCACCGGCCCGGCGCCCGCGTGACGAGCACGAGGACTTCTCGGAGCAGACGTTCCTCAGCGCCTCCGACGAGCCGCCGCGGCCGGGGCCGTCGCAAGCCGGTGGCGGTTCCCAGGGTGACGCGTTCCTGAAGAACCTGTTCGAGGAGGACGACCGCTGA